The stretch of DNA GCCGTCCGGCAGATCCGCGCCTCGCGGGGTGATCAATACCTTCGTCGTCCGACGGATCGACCGCCCTCGGCGTGAAGGAGCTCATCCCTTGAAACGTTCACTCGTGTTGGCCGTACCTGCACTCGCCCTCGTCGGCCTCACCGCGTGCGGCAGCAATCCTCCGGAGCAAACCGCCTACGAGGTGGAGTTGAAAGTATCGGGACCTGCCGGGGAAAGCGGCACCGTGCAGAAGTCCACTTCGGACTCCAAGGATCAGGCGCCGGAGCCGGTCGGCGTGCCGCACCGGGAGAAGTGGGCGCCGATGGGCGGTCCGGCGAAGTTCGTCGTCACGCCGGATTCGCCCGCTTCGGCCCTGACCTGCGAGGTGCTGGTCGAAGGCAAGGAACGGGTGACCGAACGAGGACAGCCCGGCGAACCGGTCACCTGCGAGCTGACCATCGACGGCCCGGCCTGACCCAGCGGAGCGGGCCTGCGGCCCGGCAGGACGTCCGCCGGCCGCTGACCGGCTCGATGCCGGGTTTCAGGTGCACCCCGCCCCGCCGAGCCGTTCCCGGCGGGGCGACAGGTCAGCTGCGGGAGTGCTCCAGCGCGCGGCGGACCAGGACCTTCGCCAGGTGCCGCCGGTACTCGGCGGAAGCTTCGGGCTCGTCGGCGGGCGAGGTGCCCTCGGCCGCGTGCTCGGCCGCATCGGCGGGGGAGGCGCCCGCGGCCAGCGCGGACTCGACCGCGCTCGCGCGCATCGGCGTCGGGCCCATGTTCACCAGCGCGACCGCGTCCCCGGCCACGGCCACGCCGACCACCGCCCAGTCGATGGCGCGGCGGGTGAACTTCTGGAAGTCCCAGCCGCCGGAGTGCTTCGGCACCCGGATCTCGGTGAGGATTTCGCCCGGCTCCAGCGCGGTTTCGAAGAAGTCGACGAAGAACTCGCTCGCCGCGACCTCGCGGTTCCCGTCCGGCCCGCGCAGCACCAGCGCCGCGTCCAGTGCCAACGCCACCGCGGGCAGGTCCGCTGCCGCGTCGCCGTGCGCGATCGAGCCGCCGATGGTGCCGCGGTGGCGCACCTGCGGATCGCCGATCGTGCCCGCCGCGTGCGCCAGCAGCGGCACCTCGCGCGTCAGCAGATCCGAGTTCGCGAGGTCGTGGTGCCGGGTCAGTGCGCCGATCCGCACCGCGTCGCCCGCGTCCTCGACGAACGAGAGGTCCCGCAACGCGGTCAGGTCGACGACGACTTCCGGCGCCGCCAGCCGCAGCTTCATCAGCGGCAGCAGCGAATGCCCGCCCGCGAGCAGCTTCGTGTCCTCGCCGTGCTCGGCCAGCAGGGACAGCGCGTCGTCCACGGACTCCGCGCGGTGGTAGGTGAACGAACCGGGGATCATCGATCGCCCTCCTCAGCGGCGGCCAGCACCGACTCGACGATGCCCTGGTATCCGGTGCACCGGCACAGGTTCCCCTCGAGGCCGTCGCGGACCTGCCGCTCGGTCGGCGCCGGGTTCTCCTGCAGCAGCGAGACCGACGCCAGCACCATGCCCGGCGTGCAGAAACCGCACTGCAGGCCGTGGTGCTGCTGGAAGGCGCGCTGCACCGGGTGCAGCTCGTCGCCGTCCGCGAGCCCTTCGATGGTGGTGACCTGGTGCCCGTCGGCCTGCGCTGCCAGCACCGTGCACGACTTGACCGACTCGCCGTCCAGCAGCACGGTGCACGCACCGCAGGACGTGGTGTCGCAACCGGTGCTCGTGCCGGTGAGGCCGCAGTTCTCCCGCAGGTGGTGCACCAGCAGCGTGCGATCGGCGATCTCGTGTCGTTGTTCGGTGCCGTTGAGGTTGATCTGGACGTGCAACCTGTGCTCCCTCTCACGTCTGATTGAGATCGAGCTTAGCTGGCTGCGGGCGCGCTGATCAGGGTTCGATAGCGCCCACTTGTTCGGAACGGGCGATCGGCGTGCCTATACTGCTTGCGACAGTCTTGGTGTCGTAAAGCGCTGCGAGGTGTTGGATGCCCGACCGGCCCAGCGCTGCGCTGCAGCGAACCGGCCCGCTCGACACGAGCCGGCTGGACACCGGCAACCCGGGCGTGGCGCGCTGCTACGACGCGATGCTCGGCGGCAAGGACAACTACGCGGTCGACCGCGCGGTAGTGGACGAGATCCGGCGCTTGTCGCCCACCGCGCACCTCGCGGCGCGGGACAACCGGCAGTGGTTCATCCGCGTGGTGCGCTATCTGGCCGTGGTCGCCGGGATCGACCAGTTCCTGGACTGCGGCTCCGGATTGCCGACCGACGAGAACACCCACCAGGTGGTTCAGCGCGCCAATCCGGAGGCGGTGGTCGTCTACATCGACCACGACCCGATGGTGCATTCGCACGGCAAGGCGCTGCTGGCGGACAACGACCACACGCACTTCGCGCTGGCCGACTTCACCCGGACCGAGGAGCTGTTCGCGCACCCCGTGGTGGCGCGCAACATCGACTTGTCCCGGCCGGTGGCGGTGCTGCACGCCGCTTCGCTGCACCACCTGCACGACGAGCAGGATCCGTGGGGCACCGTGGCGCGCTGCCTCGGAACCGTGCCTTCGGGTTCTTACGTCGCGGTGAGCCATCTGCATCGGCCCGAACCCGGTGAGCCTGCCGCGGAAGTGGCCGGTGAACTGGAAGACGCGGCCCTGCGGCTGCTGGGCTCCGGCCGGTTCCGCACCGCCGCGGAGATCACCGCGCTGCTGGACGGCACCGAGATCGTTCCGCCGGGCTTCGTCCGCGCGGCAGACTGGTGGCCGGACGGGCCCTCGATGCACGCCCTCGAACCCGGCCAGAACCTGGTGCTCGGCGGGCTGGGCCGCAAACCCTGACGGTCCGCGGGCGGCTGCAAACACTGAATGGTCCGCGCGCGGACCGGGAGATCTTCGAGAGGCCAACCGTGCTCGTTCTCGGCATCGACAGCTCTACCCAGTCGACGAAGGCCGTGGTGGCCGACGCCGAAGACGGCGAGGTCCTCGCCACCGGCAAAGCCGTGCACCCCGTCGGCACCGAGGTCGACCCGTGGGCGTGGTGGCGGGCCGCCCGGGAAGCCGTCGAGCAGGCCGCCGCGGACGCGCCCGGCCCGATCGAAGCGCTGTCGGTGGCCGGTCAGCAGCACGGCATGGTCGCGCTGGACGAGGCGGGCAGCCCGGTGCGGGACGCCTTGCTGTGGAACGACACCCGTTCCGCGCCGCAGGCCCGCGCGCTGATCGAGCGCTACGGCGCCGCCGAGCTGGCCGAACGCACCGGGCTGGTGCCGGTCGCCAGCTTCACGCTCACCAAGCTGGCCTGGCTGGCCGAGCAAGAACCGCACCACGCCGATCGGGTCGCGCAGGTGCTGCTGCCGCACGACTGGGTCAGCTGGCTGTTCGCCGGGCGTCCGCAGCGGGCCTGCACCGACCGCGGGGACGCCTCCGGCACCGGCTACTTCGCGCCGTCCACCGGCCGCTGGCTGCCGGAACTGCTCACCGAGGCGATGGGCGGCCGCACGCCGCAGCTTCCGGACGTGCTGGGTCCTGCGGAATCGGCGGGCCGGGTCACCGGTTTCGGCTCGCTGGACGGGGCGGTGATCGGCGCGGGCACCGGCGACAACATGGCCGGGGCGCTGGGACTCGGTGCCGGTCCGGGTGACGTGGTGGTGTCGCTGGGAACTTCCGGCACCGCGTTCGCCGTCGCCGAGCAGCCCGGCGCGGACGAAACCGGGGAAGTGGCCGGTTTCTGCGACGCCACCGGCAGGTTCCTCCCGCTGGTGTGCACGCTGAACGCGGCCCGCGTGCTGACCGGGACCGCGGAGATGCTCGGCACCGACCTGGCGGGCCTGGACCGGCTCGCGCTCGAAGCGCAGCCCGGTGCGGGCGGGCTGAGCCTGCTGCCTTACCTGGAAGGGGAGCGCACGCCCGACCTGCCCGCCGCTGCAGGCACGCTCACCGGTCTGCGCGGCGCGAACATGACGCCGGAGAACCTCGCGCGCGCCGCCGTCGAAGGAATGCTGTGCGGGCTCGCCGACGGCATCGAGTCGCTGCGCCGCACGGGAGTGCAGGTGCGCCGGGTGCTGTTGATCGGCGGCGCCAGCGAGTCAGCGGCGGTGCGAGCGGTGGCGCCGTCGCTGTTCGGCGTCCCGGTGGAAGTGCCGCGCAGCGCGGAATACGTGGCGCTCGGCGCGGCGAAGCAGGCCGCGTGGGCTGCTTCCGGATCGGCGGCTCCACCGGAGTGGCCGTTGAACTCGGAGCATTGCGCGGCGGAGAAGATCTACCAGGGCGAAGCCGTCCGGCACGCCTACCGAACCGCCCGCCGGCAGGTGCACGGCTTCTGACCGTCGTTTCCGACCACACTTCCGTGGGCCCGTGCACATCGAATCGCCGCAGCGGTGCGCCGTCGGCAGCACGGATCGTGCCGAACCAATGGGCCATTGGCCGCAACTCGCCGAGCGAATGGCGCAATCGCGATCGTCCGTAAGGCCCGGACGGGTGGTGTGCGGCCCTTTTCCGCCGAGGTGCCCTCCGGCGATCGGGTGATCCACTCCGGCGAGCGCTGACCGGCGTCCACGCGCCCCGCTAGCGTTGATCATCAACGCTGCAGGGGGTGCGAATTGCCGAGCACGAATCACCGGGAAGAACGCCTGCGCCGCGCGGCCGAGCGGGCCATCGCCGGATTTCCGGCGTTGCCGCGCTGGAAACGCCGGGTGCTGGCCCGATTCCTGGTGGAGAGCAGGCGCGGCTGGCGCACCTACGCGCACAAGGACTTCCCGGCCACTCCGCCGGGCCGCGCCGACTTGCTGCTGATCGGGCCGCAAGGCGTGCTCGCGGTCGCAGTCCGGGACGCGGAACCGGAACTCGACGAAACCCGGAAAGCCTTGCGCGCGGCCGCGGACGTGTTCCTCGGCTTGCGCGTGGCCGCAGGCACGGTCAGCGAAGCCGTCGTGCGGCCGGTGGTCGTGCTGCCCGAAGGCCGGGAGATGTCGAAGCGCTCCATCGGCCACCACCTCACGGTGTCCGAGTCCGTGCTGGGCCGATTGCTGGAGCGCGGCGAGCGGCGGCTGACCAAGCGCGACGCCGAGTCGCTGGCCGCGCACCTGGCCGCGAGCGACGATTTCGTCGAACTGACGCCGTGCGAGGAATCCGACGCCGAGCCCGCCGATGGCGCCGAGCTGTTCGACCTGTCCGAACTCGCCCGCGACCGGTTCGACGCCGCACTGGACGGTCCCTTCGAGTCGTGGCTGACGTTCCTGGACGACTCGCAGTCGGCGATGGTGCGCCGCGACTACAGCGGCCCGGCGCGCATCAGCGGCCCCGCGGGCACCGGCAAGTCCGTGGTGGCGCTGCACCGGCTGGTGCACCTGGGCAGGCGCAGCACCGGTCCGCTGCTGTTCACCACCTACGCGCGCAACCTGCCGCCGATCCAGCAGCGGCTGTTCCGCAGGCTCGCGCCGGAACTGGCCGAGCGGGCCGAGTTCAGCACGCTGCACAGCTGGGCGAGCCGGTTGCTGCGGGACCGCGGCCGCAACCGCAGCGTGCCGCAGGGCGCGGTGCTGAGCTGCTTCTACCGGGCGTGGGGCAAGATCGGCAAGGACGGCAGGCTGAGCGAGCTGAACCCGCGGCCGGACTACTGGCGCGACGAGATCGACCGGGTGATCAAGGGCCGCGGCCTGCGCGACCCGCAGGAGTACCAGGCGGTGCAGCGCACCGGCCGGGGAATGCGGGTCGACCGCGGCGGCGACCGCGACCTGGTGTGGCGGCTCTACGCGCAGTACGAGGAATACCTGCGCGAGAAGGGCCTGCACGACTTCAACGACCTGCTGGCCGAGGCGTACGCCGAGCTGGAGCACCGGCCGCTGGACCAGCCGCCCGCCGCCGTCGTCGTCGACGAGGTCCAGGACATCACGCTCACCGGCCTGCGCCTGCTGCGCTCGATGGCAGGCGACGGGCCGAACCGGCTGCTGCTCGTCGGGGACGGGCAGCAGCAGATCTACGCGGGTGGCTGGCGGCTGTCCGA from Saccharopolyspora sp. SCSIO 74807 encodes:
- a CDS encoding ATP-dependent helicase, encoding MPSTNHREERLRRAAERAIAGFPALPRWKRRVLARFLVESRRGWRTYAHKDFPATPPGRADLLLIGPQGVLAVAVRDAEPELDETRKALRAAADVFLGLRVAAGTVSEAVVRPVVVLPEGREMSKRSIGHHLTVSESVLGRLLERGERRLTKRDAESLAAHLAASDDFVELTPCEESDAEPADGAELFDLSELARDRFDAALDGPFESWLTFLDDSQSAMVRRDYSGPARISGPAGTGKSVVALHRLVHLGRRSTGPLLFTTYARNLPPIQQRLFRRLAPELAERAEFSTLHSWASRLLRDRGRNRSVPQGAVLSCFYRAWGKIGKDGRLSELNPRPDYWRDEIDRVIKGRGLRDPQEYQAVQRTGRGMRVDRGGDRDLVWRLYAQYEEYLREKGLHDFNDLLAEAYAELEHRPLDQPPAAVVVDEVQDITLTGLRLLRSMAGDGPNRLLLVGDGQQQIYAGGWRLSDAGIPIRGRGEVLRNNYRNASRILDWAKRFDASNQVDDLDGAAGFSLREAVATLRGGEVVPWRGPPDEHEQAVVCALRGLGEVAPDDIAVLTFGKSEAKRWRAVLRTAGIAVADLEEHVGERDGKVKVGTVFRAKGLEFRAVFVPELPAGDNGDDRLRDQHERGERAQLVALTRARDTLWIGFPKTVSET
- the xylB gene encoding xylulokinase translates to MLVLGIDSSTQSTKAVVADAEDGEVLATGKAVHPVGTEVDPWAWWRAAREAVEQAAADAPGPIEALSVAGQQHGMVALDEAGSPVRDALLWNDTRSAPQARALIERYGAAELAERTGLVPVASFTLTKLAWLAEQEPHHADRVAQVLLPHDWVSWLFAGRPQRACTDRGDASGTGYFAPSTGRWLPELLTEAMGGRTPQLPDVLGPAESAGRVTGFGSLDGAVIGAGTGDNMAGALGLGAGPGDVVVSLGTSGTAFAVAEQPGADETGEVAGFCDATGRFLPLVCTLNAARVLTGTAEMLGTDLAGLDRLALEAQPGAGGLSLLPYLEGERTPDLPAAAGTLTGLRGANMTPENLARAAVEGMLCGLADGIESLRRTGVQVRRVLLIGGASESAAVRAVAPSLFGVPVEVPRSAEYVALGAAKQAAWAASGSAAPPEWPLNSEHCAAEKIYQGEAVRHAYRTARRQVHGF
- a CDS encoding xanthine dehydrogenase family protein subunit M encodes the protein MIPGSFTYHRAESVDDALSLLAEHGEDTKLLAGGHSLLPLMKLRLAAPEVVVDLTALRDLSFVEDAGDAVRIGALTRHHDLANSDLLTREVPLLAHAAGTIGDPQVRHRGTIGGSIAHGDAAADLPAVALALDAALVLRGPDGNREVAASEFFVDFFETALEPGEILTEIRVPKHSGGWDFQKFTRRAIDWAVVGVAVAGDAVALVNMGPTPMRASAVESALAAGASPADAAEHAAEGTSPADEPEASAEYRRHLAKVLVRRALEHSRS
- a CDS encoding (2Fe-2S)-binding protein, whose product is MHVQINLNGTEQRHEIADRTLLVHHLRENCGLTGTSTGCDTTSCGACTVLLDGESVKSCTVLAAQADGHQVTTIEGLADGDELHPVQRAFQQHHGLQCGFCTPGMVLASVSLLQENPAPTERQVRDGLEGNLCRCTGYQGIVESVLAAAEEGDR
- a CDS encoding SAM-dependent methyltransferase; this translates as MPDRPSAALQRTGPLDTSRLDTGNPGVARCYDAMLGGKDNYAVDRAVVDEIRRLSPTAHLAARDNRQWFIRVVRYLAVVAGIDQFLDCGSGLPTDENTHQVVQRANPEAVVVYIDHDPMVHSHGKALLADNDHTHFALADFTRTEELFAHPVVARNIDLSRPVAVLHAASLHHLHDEQDPWGTVARCLGTVPSGSYVAVSHLHRPEPGEPAAEVAGELEDAALRLLGSGRFRTAAEITALLDGTEIVPPGFVRAADWWPDGPSMHALEPGQNLVLGGLGRKP